The Brachyspira hyodysenteriae ATCC 27164 genome includes a window with the following:
- a CDS encoding DUF3800 domain-containing protein: MSLELYIDESGNTHTNWADNSQPYFIYGGWLIESSKKYEIESYCNNLNISKSKGELKSSSIFKHNKNYSIFIKIFSDMICKYNAIPFFNICNKRYLVSSYIVETFFDPYYNSSLNYEILSSNIYMISQFKQSLASYILLNDKYNIIDDFSEVIQNKNNIDLNKMINIKDKLMELFYDIKIVYNSLTNFSNLNLEDMLESFNKEKHVQFFNSILLPVMSSLFMNLTDYLHKKNIKDELYIYYDSLSKYENFFKYVEENYWNISEIKSIKIDPNTTISLGFENLKSIKPMDSKNEILIQLSDLLCGFTYRVYRNFIENKHIDNNIKYFFEFIKNNINNLIIINEDTENIKLFYKIFGNDTLKNYNDYDVIVNYFNYFIK; this comes from the coding sequence ATGTCATTAGAATTATATATTGATGAATCAGGAAATACACATACTAATTGGGCAGATAATAGTCAACCATATTTTATTTATGGCGGATGGTTAATTGAATCTTCAAAAAAGTATGAAATAGAATCTTATTGTAATAATTTAAATATATCAAAATCAAAAGGAGAATTAAAATCTTCTAGTATATTTAAACATAATAAAAATTATTCAATATTTATAAAAATATTTAGTGATATGATTTGTAAATATAATGCTATACCATTTTTTAATATATGTAATAAAAGATATCTAGTCTCATCTTACATCGTAGAAACATTTTTTGACCCATATTACAATTCATCTTTAAATTATGAAATTTTAAGCTCAAATATTTATATGATATCTCAATTTAAACAATCATTAGCTTCATATATATTATTAAATGATAAATATAATATAATTGATGATTTTTCTGAGGTTATACAAAATAAAAATAATATTGATTTAAATAAAATGATAAATATTAAAGATAAATTGATGGAATTATTTTATGATATAAAAATTGTCTATAATTCTTTAACTAATTTTAGTAATCTAAATTTAGAAGATATGTTAGAATCTTTTAATAAAGAAAAACATGTACAATTTTTTAATAGCATACTTTTACCAGTTATGAGTTCTTTATTTATGAATTTAACAGATTACTTACATAAAAAAAATATAAAAGATGAATTATATATTTATTATGATAGTCTTTCAAAATATGAAAATTTTTTTAAATATGTTGAAGAGAATTACTGGAACATTAGTGAAATAAAATCTATAAAAATAGATCCTAATACTACTATATCTTTAGGATTTGAAAATTTGAAATCAATAAAACCAATGGATTCAAAAAATGAAATTTTAATACAATTGTCAGATTTATTGTGTGGTTTTACTTATAGAGTATATAGAAATTTTATAGAAAATAAACATATTGATAATAATATAAAATATTTTTTTGAATTTATTAAAAATAATATTAATAATTTAATAATAATTAATGAAGATACAGAAAATATCAAATTATTTTATAAAATATTTGGAAACGATACATTAAAAAATTATAATGATTATGATGTAATTGTAAACTATTTTAATTATTTTATTAAATAA
- the murB gene encoding UDP-N-acetylmuramate dehydrogenase: protein MVKSFNGVLSKENVSLKKFNTFRVSAKALEFYMPETINGFIDLIKYLNDNNKRYMILGGGSNVLFLDKVIEFPIIHMGFFSRIEHTSHNILAYSGAKVSDVVKYAYKNAFTGLEFLSGLPGTIGGAAYMNARCYEHSVSEFIDKVGIIDDNFEYMHINVEDCEYAYKRSIFQDKKYVIVDVRFKLNKGSKKLIKPEMKKFYKDRKNKNQFKYPSAGSTFLNDYETNMIAGKVIDSINMRGTRLGGAMVSPYHANFIVNYNNATGRDILNLMRKVREEVYNQKGITLNAEVRIISNDENEKF from the coding sequence ATGGTTAAATCTTTTAATGGTGTTTTAAGTAAAGAGAATGTTTCTTTAAAAAAATTTAATACTTTTAGAGTTAGTGCTAAGGCTTTGGAATTTTATATGCCTGAGACTATTAATGGTTTTATAGATTTGATTAAATATCTTAATGATAATAATAAAAGGTATATGATTTTAGGAGGTGGAAGCAATGTATTATTTTTGGATAAAGTTATAGAATTTCCAATTATTCATATGGGATTTTTTTCTCGTATAGAGCATACATCTCATAATATTTTAGCATATTCAGGAGCCAAAGTTTCTGATGTTGTTAAATATGCTTATAAAAATGCTTTCACAGGTTTAGAGTTTTTATCAGGACTTCCTGGTACTATAGGAGGTGCTGCTTATATGAATGCGAGATGTTATGAACATTCTGTATCCGAGTTTATAGATAAAGTTGGTATAATAGATGATAATTTTGAATATATGCATATAAATGTTGAAGATTGTGAGTACGCATATAAAAGAAGTATTTTTCAGGATAAGAAATATGTAATTGTAGATGTTAGATTTAAACTAAATAAGGGCTCAAAAAAATTGATTAAGCCTGAGATGAAAAAGTTTTATAAAGACAGAAAGAATAAAAATCAATTTAAATATCCTTCTGCCGGAAGTACTTTTTTGAATGATTATGAAACTAATATGATAGCAGGTAAGGTTATAGATTCAATTAATATGAGAGGAACTAGGTTAGGAGGTGCTATGGTTTCTCCTTATCATGCAAATTTTATAGTCAATTATAATAATGCTACAGGAAGAGATATTTTAAATCTTATGAGAAAAGTAAGGGAAGAAGTTTATAATCAGAAAGGCATAACTTTAAATGCTGAAGTTAGAATAATATCTAATGATGAAAATGAAAAATTTTAA
- a CDS encoding DUF6198 family protein translates to MKTENKHIIISGELALILVVVMNSFGVVLMLYSGSGISAISSVPYAFSEVIKNISLGTFTYIFQTLLVLVLMILRKKFVGEYLFSFVVGFCFGKFVDIHAAWINHLPLTITSRIIYFIISYFILAFGIALSNRCGLPIIPTDLFPRELSDIIKIPYAKVKITFDVICLLTTAILTFVFLGHIKGLGIGTVLAAFTMGKSISFIGKLLDKKIEFIPYIKKLLHKENNA, encoded by the coding sequence ATGAAAACAGAAAATAAGCATATTATAATAAGCGGTGAATTAGCATTAATTTTAGTTGTGGTTATGAATAGTTTTGGAGTTGTATTAATGCTCTACTCAGGTTCTGGAATATCTGCTATATCAAGTGTGCCTTATGCTTTTTCTGAAGTTATAAAAAATATATCGCTTGGAACTTTTACATATATTTTTCAAACCTTACTTGTATTAGTACTTATGATATTAAGAAAAAAATTTGTAGGAGAATATTTATTTAGTTTCGTTGTAGGATTTTGTTTCGGTAAGTTCGTGGATATACATGCTGCTTGGATAAATCATCTACCATTAACAATAACAAGCAGAATAATATATTTCATAATAAGTTATTTTATATTGGCATTCGGAATAGCTTTATCAAACAGATGCGGACTTCCTATAATACCAACAGATTTATTCCCAAGAGAATTATCAGATATAATAAAAATACCTTATGCAAAAGTAAAAATAACATTCGATGTAATTTGCCTCTTAACAACAGCAATACTTACATTTGTTTTCTTAGGTCATATAAAAGGACTTGGAATAGGTACTGTACTTGCCGCTTTCACGATGGGTAAATCTATTTCTTTTATAGGCAAACTTCTAGATAAAAAAATAGAATTTATACCGTATATAAAAAAACTATTGCATAAAGAAAATAATGCATGA
- the hemH gene encoding ferrochelatase encodes MSNRKETTILLNMGGPRNFDEINTFLVNMFNDYYILNIKNSFIRGMIAKKIVNKIKPDVIKHYEAIGGKSPINEYTEKLINKLNELDKSKDYKYIMNYTPPYSYDVLKELKENNIDNITLFSMYPQYSEVTVKSSLENVYKAMKKLKYNPKINIIDRYYDNEYYNNSVVNLIKNSIADKNAEEYILIFSAHSIPKMYADKGDPYEYECNYNVQVLREKLNNAGLNFKDIVLSYQSKIGKIEWLEPSTIDTIKKYSGEKLIIYPLAFTIDNSETIYEIDIEYREEAINKYNIKDFILCPCLNDNTDFAESIIEISNSYNKQNLNIHYNKKIV; translated from the coding sequence ATGAGTAACAGAAAAGAGACAACTATACTTCTAAATATGGGAGGACCTAGAAATTTTGATGAAATAAATACTTTTTTAGTAAATATGTTTAATGATTATTATATACTCAATATAAAAAATAGTTTTATAAGAGGTATGATAGCCAAAAAGATAGTAAACAAAATAAAACCTGATGTAATAAAGCATTATGAAGCTATAGGAGGAAAATCACCAATAAATGAATATACTGAAAAACTTATAAATAAATTAAATGAGTTAGACAAATCAAAAGATTATAAATACATAATGAACTATACTCCGCCTTATTCTTATGATGTATTAAAAGAGTTAAAAGAAAATAATATAGATAATATTACATTATTCAGTATGTATCCTCAATATTCAGAAGTTACAGTAAAATCATCTTTAGAAAATGTTTATAAAGCTATGAAAAAATTAAAATATAATCCTAAAATAAATATAATAGATAGATACTATGACAATGAATATTATAATAATTCAGTTGTAAACTTAATAAAGAATAGTATAGCTGATAAAAATGCAGAAGAATACATATTAATATTTTCTGCTCATTCAATACCTAAAATGTATGCTGATAAAGGCGATCCTTATGAATATGAATGCAATTATAATGTTCAAGTATTAAGAGAAAAACTCAATAATGCAGGATTAAATTTCAAAGATATTGTTCTTTCTTATCAGTCAAAAATAGGAAAAATTGAATGGCTGGAACCATCAACTATAGATACAATAAAAAAATATAGCGGCGAAAAATTAATAATATATCCTTTAGCATTCACAATAGATAATTCTGAAACAATTTATGAAATAGATATTGAATATAGAGAAGAAGCTATTAACAAATATAATATTAAAGATTTTATATTATGTCCATGCTTAAATGACAATACAGATTTTGCTGAAAGTATAATAGAAATATCAAACAGTTATAACAAACAGAATTTAAATATTCATTATAATAAAAAAATAGTTTAA
- a CDS encoding Ig-like domain-containing alpha-2-macroglobulin family protein: MGKLIVKLKTIYCIIIMSLILTMITGVSMFAAVAIDRTTPIGENTSRANYEAITVTFNQQMVALQAIKEVTNQYFNFNVDVKGTYKWLSINTLAFYPSEPLPDNTAIEVTLKKGIKSELTGDILENDYTWTFNTLRPIMQKSSPYDRQSELPTDVNIVVYYNMPIYLQSAKEKIQLIASNNNTAIDFDVRYAKIEDLREWETNSYELEQVLVIKPKKALAKNDEITVYIEEGLAAVNGNLGTANSSSFNFSIHDEFYFKGNSEQTVTASYSPEAPKLEFSTRVEWADLIRNMEITPEIQLPTEEEIQQNSWSSKSFSLYQLRFNPNVTYNIKINGSLKDSYGQTLAQEQNITLNVTDYNPSVSIPSGMGVVESYEGIKLPVQVMNPNTINIQSRYIDKENIIPFLFVNKQVYRYDETPEFRRYTNQYKNLFGYNNTSEYTPDVERNRYITTALYLTNYMDNKQYGLLSIKFDSKTGYQSQYDYSTSSQIQITSMGLTGKFSGDSNTIFVTDLKTGMPVEGAEVEIRDDFNRVLARATTDENGIATTKGFRELGIKRASRWDTPRQWAIVTKGDDVSFINSDWGTGVSPWRMDISYDYSPADRDYNGSMFTERGLYKPGEEVHIKGVIRENILGNWKIARDFKTGLYTVNNSRGEEIHKGTVTLNEYGSYLIDFTLPADAPTGYYSVNVEFKSDSNKQSDEEKQEGVKDQTYSLSQSFRVEEFKPLEYESRLWVEDKNYYLGDTMPIKMSGWYLFGEPMISNQVDYNISMNETFFTPPNNAGFRFTKLSWFEDEYYNNYYSMIANGTGALDENGEYAYAPTIDASRSIHAAYVTIESTVSGEDSQRVSTTKSVLVHGSDYYIGIKRQGYFLETDKPTQLEFIAVDPEGNRLEGKKIEIQVIRRHWESVRKAITGGRFEWESKQIDDVVETTTVTTKKDPVAYSFTPTNSGLYIILARAKDSKNREVASDEYMYVIGKDYAPWAMFDDDLLELITEKEEYQPGETAKIMIKSPYESATALVTVEREYVIDSYVTNIEGSTALIEVPIKPEYLPNIYVGVSLVKGRVENEAYTNYATDEGKPSFKIGYAGLSVSPREKELNVKITKSADTLEPRDEMTVDLYVETKESQPMETEIMLSVVDVGVLNLIGYKTPNWFNTFYGQRPLSVASADTRIHLIGQRNYGEKGDTPGGDGMRAANDMMAKAEAMGMDVFSIRKNFLTTAFYQGRVKTDANGKATVTFNLPDNITSFRIMASAINKDGYFGASDDVVVVKKNIMLMPTLPEFAYVEDKFKAGSIVYNYSDQDLEIEVQAVASNATIENASQIITVPKGGNADVRFDIIATNRGEAKVTILAKGGEYTDAVEKAFEVNIPMTTESVALFSSTTNNNTDLMLRIPNITEAYKGAGDLEVYMSPSAFSELTGGINYLINYPYLCLEQQLSRVYPIITSKRLLVDMKLTDISEENLDKTVQDFLKMMPTYQSPDGGFSYWPSKTWVSPWLTAYAADAMIKAKKEGYTVDENSLKLALEYINNYAKSGNAEKPSFWQDEYINLSSIAYIAAVLSEGGYNANDVKAIIDRIYPQVNNIPFYGQVQLMRAMYYNKYDNKALTEVRQYILNTIKEDPNTAHYELEAYYSNLYWIHSSSVRDTSVALYALIETGYDNAINEKVVRWLVQSRKNGRYLNTQDNVSVFAAMNMYYKKYENVKPNFKAEFIYQGKTLLEETFTVRTQPSLTKKYTLDEFMNERLSNSNTRSALANIKRNGDGRLYYGVRLTYAPRELAVNRDMGIKVERRYETKDGRVLDLTKDKFKQGEEYVVVVKVTAPYERHFVVVDTPIAAGMRILNASFATESSEVKNLTGNAGKPTWWWGGFNHTENYNDKVLLFADMLSDGEHEYRYVVRAVTPGEYLLPATKAEEMYNPEVFGYDGQHKVVIEAK, translated from the coding sequence ATGGGAAAACTTATTGTAAAACTAAAAACTATTTATTGTATTATAATAATGTCATTAATTTTAACAATGATAACAGGAGTTAGTATGTTTGCAGCGGTAGCTATAGATAGAACTACTCCAATAGGGGAAAATACAAGCAGAGCAAATTATGAAGCAATAACAGTTACATTCAATCAGCAGATGGTCGCTTTGCAGGCTATTAAAGAAGTAACTAATCAATACTTCAATTTTAATGTAGATGTTAAAGGTACATATAAATGGCTATCTATTAATACTTTAGCATTCTATCCTAGCGAACCTTTACCAGATAATACAGCTATTGAAGTTACACTTAAAAAAGGAATAAAAAGCGAACTTACAGGCGATATATTAGAAAATGATTATACTTGGACTTTTAATACTTTAAGACCTATAATGCAAAAAAGTTCTCCTTATGACAGACAATCAGAACTTCCTACAGATGTTAATATAGTTGTTTATTACAATATGCCTATATATCTTCAAAGTGCAAAAGAAAAAATACAATTAATAGCAAGCAATAATAATACTGCTATAGATTTTGATGTAAGATATGCAAAAATAGAAGATTTAAGAGAATGGGAAACTAATTCATATGAGTTGGAACAAGTATTAGTTATAAAACCTAAAAAAGCTTTAGCTAAAAACGATGAGATAACAGTATATATAGAAGAGGGACTTGCTGCTGTTAATGGTAATTTAGGCACAGCAAATAGTTCAAGTTTTAATTTTTCTATACATGATGAATTCTATTTTAAAGGAAACAGTGAACAAACAGTAACAGCATCATATTCTCCTGAAGCTCCTAAATTAGAGTTTAGTACAAGAGTTGAATGGGCTGACTTAATAAGAAATATGGAAATCACTCCTGAAATTCAACTTCCTACAGAAGAAGAAATTCAGCAGAACTCTTGGTCATCTAAAAGTTTTTCACTTTATCAATTAAGATTCAATCCAAATGTTACATACAATATAAAAATCAACGGAAGTTTAAAAGACTCTTACGGACAGACTTTGGCTCAAGAACAAAATATCACTTTAAATGTTACTGATTATAACCCAAGCGTTTCTATACCTTCAGGAATGGGAGTTGTTGAATCTTATGAAGGAATAAAACTTCCTGTACAGGTAATGAACCCTAATACTATTAATATACAAAGCAGATATATTGACAAAGAAAATATCATACCTTTCCTATTTGTAAATAAGCAGGTATACAGATATGATGAAACTCCTGAATTTAGAAGATATACAAATCAGTATAAAAATTTATTCGGATACAATAATACTTCAGAATATACTCCGGACGTTGAAAGAAACAGATATATTACAACAGCATTATATTTAACTAATTATATGGACAATAAACAGTATGGACTTTTATCTATAAAGTTTGATAGTAAAACAGGATATCAAAGTCAGTACGATTATTCTACATCTTCACAGATACAAATAACATCTATGGGATTAACAGGTAAATTCTCAGGCGATTCAAACACTATATTTGTAACTGATTTAAAAACAGGAATGCCTGTTGAAGGAGCTGAAGTAGAAATAAGAGATGATTTCAACAGAGTTTTAGCAAGAGCTACTACAGATGAAAATGGAATAGCAACTACTAAAGGCTTCAGAGAATTAGGAATAAAAAGAGCAAGCAGATGGGATACACCAAGACAATGGGCTATAGTTACAAAAGGCGATGATGTATCATTCATAAATAGTGATTGGGGTACTGGTGTTTCACCTTGGAGAATGGATATAAGTTATGATTATTCACCTGCTGATAGAGATTATAATGGTTCTATGTTCACAGAAAGAGGACTTTATAAACCTGGTGAAGAAGTACATATAAAAGGTGTTATAAGAGAAAATATATTAGGAAACTGGAAAATAGCTAGAGATTTCAAAACAGGATTATACACTGTTAATAATTCAAGAGGAGAAGAAATACATAAAGGAACAGTTACTTTAAATGAATATGGTTCTTATTTAATTGACTTCACTCTTCCTGCTGATGCTCCTACAGGATATTACAGTGTAAATGTTGAATTCAAAAGCGATTCAAATAAACAAAGCGATGAAGAAAAACAAGAAGGCGTAAAAGATCAAACATATAGTTTATCTCAAAGCTTCAGAGTAGAAGAATTTAAACCTTTAGAATATGAAAGCAGACTTTGGGTTGAAGATAAGAATTATTATTTAGGCGACACTATGCCTATTAAGATGTCAGGCTGGTATTTATTCGGCGAGCCTATGATATCTAATCAAGTAGATTATAATATATCTATGAATGAAACTTTCTTCACTCCTCCTAATAATGCAGGATTCAGATTCACTAAATTGAGCTGGTTTGAAGATGAGTATTATAATAATTATTATTCTATGATAGCAAATGGTACAGGTGCATTAGATGAAAACGGTGAATATGCTTATGCTCCTACTATAGATGCAAGCCGTTCAATACATGCTGCTTATGTTACTATAGAATCAACTGTATCAGGTGAAGATTCTCAAAGAGTAAGCACAACTAAAAGCGTATTAGTTCATGGAAGCGATTATTATATAGGTATAAAAAGACAAGGCTATTTCTTAGAAACAGATAAGCCTACACAATTAGAATTCATTGCTGTTGATCCTGAAGGAAACAGACTTGAAGGCAAAAAAATAGAAATTCAAGTTATAAGAAGACATTGGGAATCTGTAAGAAAAGCTATAACAGGCGGAAGATTTGAATGGGAATCTAAACAAATAGACGATGTTGTTGAAACTACTACAGTTACAACAAAAAAAGATCCTGTTGCCTACAGCTTTACTCCTACAAATTCAGGACTTTACATAATATTAGCAAGAGCAAAAGACTCTAAAAACAGAGAAGTTGCTTCTGATGAATATATGTATGTTATAGGTAAAGATTATGCTCCTTGGGCTATGTTCGATGATGATTTGTTAGAGCTTATCACTGAAAAAGAAGAATATCAGCCTGGCGAAACAGCTAAGATAATGATAAAATCTCCTTATGAATCTGCTACTGCTTTAGTAACAGTTGAAAGGGAATATGTAATAGATTCTTATGTTACAAATATTGAAGGTTCTACTGCTTTAATAGAAGTACCTATAAAACCTGAATATTTACCTAATATTTATGTAGGTGTTTCACTTGTTAAGGGAAGAGTTGAAAATGAAGCATATACTAATTATGCTACTGATGAGGGAAAACCTTCATTTAAAATAGGTTATGCAGGACTTTCAGTATCGCCTCGTGAAAAAGAACTTAATGTAAAAATAACAAAATCTGCTGATACTTTAGAGCCTCGCGATGAAATGACAGTAGATTTATATGTAGAAACTAAAGAAAGCCAACCTATGGAAACAGAAATTATGTTAAGCGTGGTTGATGTTGGAGTATTAAATTTAATAGGTTATAAAACTCCTAACTGGTTCAATACTTTCTATGGACAAAGACCTTTGAGTGTAGCAAGTGCCGACACAAGAATACACTTAATAGGACAGAGAAACTACGGAGAGAAAGGAGATACTCCTGGCGGCGATGGTATGAGAGCTGCTAATGATATGATGGCTAAAGCTGAAGCTATGGGTATGGATGTATTCAGCATAAGAAAGAATTTCTTGACAACTGCATTCTATCAAGGAAGAGTAAAAACTGATGCTAATGGTAAAGCTACAGTTACATTCAATTTACCTGATAATATTACATCATTTAGAATAATGGCTTCTGCTATAAATAAAGATGGTTATTTCGGTGCTTCTGATGATGTTGTTGTAGTTAAGAAAAATATCATGCTTATGCCTACCCTACCTGAATTTGCTTATGTTGAAGATAAATTCAAAGCTGGAAGTATAGTATACAATTATTCTGATCAGGATTTAGAAATAGAAGTTCAGGCTGTTGCTTCTAATGCTACAATAGAAAACGCATCTCAAATAATTACTGTCCCTAAAGGCGGTAATGCTGATGTAAGATTCGATATTATAGCTACAAACAGAGGAGAGGCTAAAGTTACAATACTTGCTAAAGGCGGAGAATATACTGATGCTGTAGAAAAAGCATTTGAAGTTAATATTCCTATGACTACAGAATCTGTTGCTCTATTCTCAAGCACTACAAATAACAATACTGATTTAATGCTTAGAATACCTAATATAACAGAAGCATATAAAGGTGCCGGAGATTTAGAAGTTTATATGTCTCCTAGTGCATTCAGCGAACTTACAGGCGGTATAAATTATCTTATAAATTATCCTTATCTTTGTTTGGAACAGCAGTTATCAAGAGTTTATCCTATAATAACAAGTAAGAGATTATTAGTAGACATGAAGCTTACTGATATATCTGAAGAAAATCTAGATAAAACAGTTCAGGATTTCTTAAAAATGATGCCTACATATCAGAGTCCTGACGGAGGATTCTCTTACTGGCCTAGCAAAACTTGGGTATCTCCATGGCTTACTGCTTATGCTGCTGATGCTATGATTAAGGCTAAAAAAGAAGGATATACAGTTGATGAAAACTCTTTAAAACTAGCATTAGAATACATCAATAATTATGCTAAGAGCGGAAATGCTGAAAAACCTAGCTTCTGGCAGGATGAATATATCAATCTTTCATCTATAGCTTATATTGCTGCAGTTCTTTCTGAAGGTGGATACAATGCTAATGATGTAAAAGCTATAATAGACAGAATATATCCTCAAGTTAATAATATACCTTTCTATGGACAGGTTCAATTAATGAGAGCTATGTACTATAACAAATATGATAATAAGGCATTAACTGAAGTTAGACAGTATATACTTAACACTATTAAAGAAGATCCTAACACAGCACATTATGAGCTTGAAGCATATTATTCTAATCTTTATTGGATACACTCTTCTTCAGTAAGAGATACATCTGTTGCTTTATATGCTTTAATAGAAACAGGATATGACAATGCTATTAATGAAAAAGTAGTTCGCTGGTTAGTTCAATCAAGAAAAAACGGCAGATATTTAAATACTCAGGACAATGTTTCAGTATTTGCTGCTATGAATATGTATTATAAAAAATACGAAAATGTTAAACCTAATTTCAAAGCAGAGTTTATATATCAAGGTAAAACTTTACTTGAAGAAACATTTACTGTAAGAACTCAGCCTAGCCTAACTAAAAAATATACTTTAGATGAGTTTATGAATGAAAGATTAAGTAATTCAAATACTAGATCTGCTTTAGCTAACATAAAACGCAATGGAGACGGAAGACTTTATTATGGTGTTAGACTTACTTATGCACCTCGTGAGTTAGCCGTTAATAGAGATATGGGTATAAAAGTAGAAAGAAGATACGAAACTAAAGACGGCAGAGTATTAGACTTAACTAAAGATAAATTCAAGCAAGGCGAAGAATATGTTGTAGTAGTTAAAGTTACAGCTCCTTATGAAAGACATTTTGTTGTAGTTGATACTCCTATTGCGGCAGGTATGAGAATATTGAATGCAAGCTTTGCTACAGAAAGCAGTGAAGTTAAAAACTTAACTGGAAATGCCGGCAAACCTACTTGGTGGTGGGGCGGATTCAATCACACTGAAAACTATAATGACAAAGTGTTATTATTTGCTGATATGCTTAGTGACGGCGAACATGAGTATAGATATGTAGTTCGTGCTGTTACTCCTGGTGAATATTTACTTCCTGCTACTAAAGCTGAAGAGATGTATAACCCTGAAGTATTTGGTTATGACGGACAGCATAAAGTTGTTATAGAAGCTAAATAA
- a CDS encoding BspA family leucine-rich repeat surface protein — MSKYKPTNKIELRSLIENNNIYLGDIDTSLITDMSMLFDKPNFACFEGSYSEYESYNVRIDFSGIEKWDTSNVINMRSMFHNIKNFNIDINNWNVSNVTDMAYMFFGAENFNHPLNKWNVSNVKSMTCMFKNAYNFNQDLNDWKINKDADIKDMFVNTSLIEKPHWYNL, encoded by the coding sequence ATGAGTAAATATAAACCTACAAACAAAATTGAATTAAGAAGTTTAATAGAAAATAATAATATATATTTAGGAGATATAGACACTTCATTGATAACAGATATGTCTATGCTTTTTGATAAGCCTAATTTTGCATGTTTTGAAGGCTCCTATAGTGAATATGAGAGCTATAATGTGAGGATAGATTTTTCTGGCATAGAGAAATGGGATACTTCTAATGTCATTAATATGAGATCTATGTTTCATAATATAAAGAATTTTAATATAGATATTAATAATTGGAATGTTTCTAATGTTACTGATATGGCTTATATGTTTTTTGGAGCGGAAAATTTTAATCATCCATTGAATAAATGGAACGTTAGTAATGTAAAATCTATGACTTGTATGTTTAAGAATGCTTATAATTTTAATCAGGATTTGAATGATTGGAAAATAAATAAAGATGCGGATATTAAAGATATGTTTGTAAATACTTCTTTGATAGAAAAACCTCATTGGTATAATTTATAA